The following coding sequences lie in one Candidatus Beckwithbacteria bacterium genomic window:
- a CDS encoding sortase, producing MFGQKKFQPYRYIKATARVVRVHRQTSDTFLSAVGYAVTSLALLGMLFLASPLIVTESILLLQKLNRQLTSLAFMPSSDELHFPVNKPMPTQDPATLPFSISIPKLELEAKVIANVDASDQSIYSQALKEGVAHGLGSAFPGQGKLVYIFGHSTDYVWNVSTYNALFYQIKDLEAGDSIKLSLGTKTYTYIVVAKHIVAPTDISLIEQNQDNDLLVLQTCYPPGTDWQRLLIVAEPVK from the coding sequence ATGTTTGGGCAAAAAAAATTTCAACCATACCGATATATCAAAGCTACTGCTCGTGTAGTTCGGGTGCATCGTCAAACAAGCGATACATTTTTATCTGCAGTAGGCTATGCTGTCACCAGTTTAGCTTTATTAGGCATGTTGTTTCTGGCTAGCCCATTGATCGTGACTGAAAGCATTTTGCTGCTACAAAAACTTAATCGGCAATTAACTAGTCTGGCCTTTATGCCAAGTAGCGATGAACTACATTTCCCAGTCAATAAACCCATGCCTACCCAAGATCCGGCTACTTTACCATTTTCGATTTCTATTCCCAAGTTAGAACTGGAGGCTAAGGTTATTGCTAATGTGGATGCCAGTGATCAATCAATTTATAGCCAAGCTTTAAAAGAAGGAGTAGCTCATGGTCTAGGTTCAGCCTTTCCAGGTCAGGGCAAACTAGTTTATATCTTTGGTCACTCTACTGATTACGTTTGGAATGTGAGTACCTATAACGCTTTGTTTTATCAGATTAAAGACTTAGAAGCAGGGGATAGTATCAAGCTTAGTCTTGGTACCAAAACGTATACCTATATAGTAGTAGCCAAACATATTGTAGCTCCTACTGACATTAGTCTCATTGAACAAAACCAAGATAATGATTTATTAGTTTTACAAACTTGCTATCCACCCGGGACTGATTGGCAGCGCTTGCTCATAGTAGCTGAACCAGTTAAATAA